ATTCGTATTGGCTGCCCGTTAATAATACGGAACTTACACTCGTTTTATTTGCCTGGGGAGCGATAAATTGACTTTGCAGGCGATATTCATAGTCATCAACCGGAGGAAATTGACTAATATAGATATTCACAACTGAAAGCTCGCTACGCCCGATTTGTTTCCGTATCTGTTCGCCATTTGAGGCTGTAAATTCTATGTCTCTTTGCAACGAGTTGCTCCAGTCTAAATCAATACGCACCAATCGAAGTATTGGCGCCTTTTTATTTTCGAGTTTTTCCAGCCATAATTCTTTTTGATTTTCAAATAATTGAATAATTCGGTAGCCTTGCTCCGAAATAAAGAAATTTGCCAATCTCCAAAAGACATAATCCTCTTTATAATTCAATACCCCCACTACTTTCTATATAAGACTGTATTTTTATCTTTTTTTCACTAATTTATTTTATTATAAACGAAAAACAAGCTTAATAATGACTAAACAAGATGATAAGGAAGGCATTTTTTCAACAAAAAAAGACCATCTGCGGCTTTCACCAATCAGATGGTCTTTCAGCTGGTCCCCCAAATACAGTCTGCATCATTTTACTTTTAACACCAGGGAAACTCATGAACGAGCCTACAGCTATTCGCCGCATCCAGCCTGACCTGAGTAAAAGGTTAATAATCCGATATCTGAAGCGGAATGCAAAATAGCCAATGGATCCAATCATAAATATGGATGTCAGCATACGAGACATATCATCCCTCCTATCGATATTATGTGAATAGGAGTTGGTTTTTATCCACTTTATATTAGAACTTACTTAACACAGGGTCCATTGTTTGTTTTAGTACATTTACAGAGTTTGTAAATTTTTCTTTTTCTTTCTTATTCAAATCAAGCTCTACAACTTCCCTTATTCCACTGCGGTTCACTACTGCAGGTACACCAATATAGACGTCTTTATGTCCATAGTCACCATCTAAATAAGCTGAGACAGTTAAAACTGAATTTTCGTCACGCAATATCGCTTTTGTTAAACGAACGAGCCCCATCGCAATTCCATAATAGGTGGCACCTTTTCGTTCAATAATATGATAAGCAGCATCCCTGACATTGATAAATATATTATCTAGGTCCTCTTGGTTTGTTTCATGTTTACTTGTCCATTCGGAGATTTTCATTCCAGCAATGTCTGCGTGGCTCCATACTGGAAGTTCCGTGTCCCCATGCTCGCCAATGATGTAGGCATGAACGTTACGTGTATCAACATCATAATACTGTCCCAATAAGAAGCGGAACCTTGCTGTATCTAAGATAGTTCCAGAACCAATTACACGTTCCTTTGGAAGACCAGAAAATTTCCAGACAGCATATGTTAATATATCAACTGGGTTTGTTGCAACTAAGAAAATACCATCAAAACCACTAGCCATTATTTGTTCTACTATCCCTTTAAAAATGTTGGTGTTCTTCTCTACAAGGTCCAAGCGTGTTTCACCTGGTTTTTGGTTAGCACCAGCTGTGATCACGACAAGGTCAGCTTGATCGCAATCTGCATAGGTTCCGTACCAAATTTTAGTGCGTGAAGGAGCAAAAGGCAAACCATGATTTAAATCCATCGCATCCCCTTCAGCTTTTGCTTCGTTTAAATCAACTAATACAAGTTCTTCGGTTATTCCTTGATTTAATAAAGCAAAGGCATAGCTTGAGCCTACAAAACCTGTTCCAACAAGGACAACTCTATTCACTTTTACCATGATATTCCTCCTCTGGGGGATAGTGGTTATATTATTTTACATAGACTTAAATTGTACAATAATTCACAACTTTTTTCAGTATCGATTCAGCTTTATATCTATTATGTTATAAAATAAATGAAGATCATTGCTAACAGTGCAGCAATAAATCCAGATAAGAAATTCACCATATCATTATCCACTAAATGATACCCTTTTATTCTTTTAGCTGATGTTTTACAATGGACCTTTTTCTCCGTTTCAATCCCGCATTTGGTGCAAATATAGACCTGCTGATAGTAGGCACCAAATAAAGTATCAATAACATTACCTAAGAAACCGAACAGGAAAATGATCAAAAAGTGGAATAAGCCCAAATGAAAAAGCCAAGCACCTGCAAAAGTGATTAACATGGATCCGAATAGTGCAGCTGCCGTACCCAACAAACTGATGGCACCAGAGGTTCCTTTTTCTATTGGTTTAAAAGTCCGTATGTATACAGGTTTTCTTTTACTTAACGTGCCAATTTCTGATGCCCACGTATCCGAGTTTGAACTAGCAAGGCAGACAACAAAACCAATCAGCCAAATCATGTCCTGTTGAAAATAATAAATTATGCTTAACAATGCAGCACAACCACCATTAGCTAAAACCTGACGCCAATCTCTGGTAGCACCCTTTGCTAATTTTTCTTCAATTTCTTTTTTTGCTGAGCTTTTATATTTTGACCAAAAGCTGGATGTTGCAAAAAATAATCCAAGAAGGAAAAGCCCTTTTAAACCGAACCCGAAATAGACAGCGACTCCTACTACTACTGCTGTAATAGCCCCACTACTACTTAAGGACCGTTCCCGGTATCCTGCAAAACCACCTAAAATGATAGTTGAAACAATAATTAGATTTTGTATCATTTTATAGTTATTACCTCATCATTAGTGATAAGTTTCGAGACTGGAATATCATGCTTTTCTATAGGAAATTGAGGAAGAACCTGGAAGTGAAAGGCAAGAGAGATTGTTTTTCCCTTAAAATTGGGTAGATAACGATCGTAGTAACCACCGCCAAAGCCCAATCGGTATCCTTCTCGTGTATAAGCCAAACCAGGGACGATTAATAGATTGATATCATCAGACTTTACCTCTGTCGTGTGCTCTTCTATGGGTTCAAGTAAACCATAAAAAACAGATTCCAGCTGCGAAAATCGGGTTATTTTATGAAAGGATAAAACCTTTTCCTTTGGATGGCACTTAGGAGCCACAACCACTTTTCCTGATTCCCACGCTCTTCTAATAATTTGATATGTATCGACTTCAGGCTCCTTCGAGATAGTAATCCCAATTACTTCAGCTTGTTTCCAGTCATCTTCATTAAATAGATTCCTAGCTATTTTATAGGAGTAATCTTCATAATTAGGCTTAGTAAGTCCAGTAAGTCTCTCTTTCATTTCTTTACGTATGATATTTTTTTCATTCATATAAATTGAATTCTCCTTATTTTTTTGCAACAAAAAAAGCAGCAGGAAGCCCTACTGCTTATTTTGTTTCACGGTGTGCTGTTGTACGCTTCTCTCTTGGGCAATATTTCTTAAGCTCAAGACGATCAGGGTTGTTACGTTTATTTTTTGTTGAAATATAGTTACGATCTCCACACTCAGTGCAAGCTAACGTAATATTTACACGCATGTCAATTTCCCTCCAAACGATTATGCTAGTTCGTTCATACGACTTTTCTATGATATCACTTTTTAAAAGGAAATGCTAGTGTGTTTTTAAAGAAAAGCAAAAGCGCCTTGAACAGGGAAAAATGCAGTTCAATTTTTCCTAGGCGCTGGAGTTAGACAATAAAAGTATATTATCTTGCATTTTCATTCAAATTTACCCGTTTATTTAACAGTGTTTCTTCCATAATTTTAACTGTTTGGGAAGCAACTCGTTTCCATCCATATAAGCTCTTAACTATTTGCCTGCCTTTTTCGCCTATTTCTTTTGCCTTATCAGAATTTTGTGATAAGAAGTCAATATTAGATAGGAGGCTTTTGGCATCACCTGGATTCATTAGCAGGCCTGTTTGCTTATCCATAATAATTCCTTTTAACCCGCCTGTGTCTGAAACAATCGTAGGTATACCCAGAATCATTGCTTCTAAAGCTACGATTCCAAAGGGTTCGTATAAGCTTGGGAAAACAGCGATTTCACAATTTACTAACAGTGCATCCCTTTGCTCGTCCGAAACATAACCAATAAAAACAATGAAATAATCTAATTGTCTTTCCGTAACCATTTTTCGGTATCTTTCGAGCATTGGTCCTTTGCCAGCAATTACAAAATATATATCCCTTCGGTTTTCCCTTGCCAGTTGTGCAGCCTCAATAATTGTTTCAAATCCCTTTTCCTTAACCATTCTACCTACAGAGAAGACATACTTTCTACGCTTAATGAATGGATAAATTTCGTTTGAGTTTACCTCACCAGTACTTGGTTCAATTCCGTTAGGAACAATTTCCAGTTTTTTCTCAGAGAGTTGGAAGTTTGTTAATAATTCTTCTCTCATATAGGTGCTGCAGACAATTATTTGATCTGATTCCATTATTAACTTCTTTTCTTTATTGTGGATAAACTGCTGCATATCTGTGTGAATTCCATTATTCCTGCTATGTTCGGTAGCATGAATAGTCGTTAATAATGGAATGGACAGTTCTTCTTTTAAAGTCACAGCAGAAGTTCCTACGAGCCAATCATGAGCATGGACGATATCAAACTTTATATCTTCAGCAATTTTCACTCCTTTAAAGCTCATGGTTAAATTAAGACCTGCAATCCAAGAGAGAAAATCGTTGTCCTGATTGTTTAGTGGTATGACACGATGGACATGAACTCCATTTACTACCTCATAAGCTGTGAGACCGCCATTCCCAGCGGTAATCACATGGACCTCGTGACCAAGTTGCGCTAATTGAACAGCAAGACCACTGACGTGCCTTGAGAGCCCGCCAACAACATTAGGAGGGTACTCCCAGGTTAATATCAGAATTTTTAATTGCCAGTTGTAGGAATGCTTTTGGCTCATTTGGGTATTTAAATAATCATCCATTATTCTGCTCCGTATTTTTTGATTCTCCATAATAGCTGTAAGTGCTTACATAATCAATCCATTTTGGTGAAAAATTATCAATCTGTTGAAAGTTCACCAAGTTCGTATAAATTTCACTGCCTTTTAAATTACCCATAGTTGGAGTTTGAACTGAATTTGAGCGAAGAACCGGGAAAAACTCATTTTCATTTAATTTCACACCTAATTCAGCCACATAACTCCGATTCGCTGTCAATCCTTTAATAAACCAATAGCCCTGGTTATAAGGAACAGTTATATCATAGTAATGGTAAGCATTATTCCCAGTGAAAATAATATCCGTAACATCATAAATTCTAACGATATGTACCAGTTCCTCAAAAGGTCTATCATAAAATGAAGTGATAACCTTAACGGGAACTTTAGATGCCTCCCAATAAACAATTACCTTTCTAGGGGTAACCAGTTTAACCTGTAATTCCCCCTTAACAGGAGTATATTCGATTGTTTGGTGATTTAACTCGCTTACTTCCCTTTGCGTATTCTCTTCAACTGAAACAACTTCTATAT
This Neobacillus sp. YX16 DNA region includes the following protein-coding sequences:
- a CDS encoding DUF4912 domain-containing protein, with translation MIEEIIKLREDGLSFRKIASHLNTTIGRVQYRWSKYINNLENNIEVVSVEENTQREVSELNHQTIEYTPVKGELQVKLVTPRKVIVYWEASKVPVKVITSFYDRPFEELVHIVRIYDVTDIIFTGNNAYHYYDITVPYNQGYWFIKGLTANRSYVAELGVKLNENEFFPVLRSNSVQTPTMGNLKGSEIYTNLVNFQQIDNFSPKWIDYVSTYSYYGESKNTEQNNG
- a CDS encoding 5-formyltetrahydrofolate cyclo-ligase, which gives rise to MNEKNIIRKEMKERLTGLTKPNYEDYSYKIARNLFNEDDWKQAEVIGITISKEPEVDTYQIIRRAWESGKVVVAPKCHPKEKVLSFHKITRFSQLESVFYGLLEPIEEHTTEVKSDDINLLIVPGLAYTREGYRLGFGGGYYDRYLPNFKGKTISLAFHFQVLPQFPIEKHDIPVSKLITNDEVITIK
- a CDS encoding DUF92 domain-containing protein, which codes for MIQNLIIVSTIILGGFAGYRERSLSSSGAITAVVVGVAVYFGFGLKGLFLLGLFFATSSFWSKYKSSAKKEIEEKLAKGATRDWRQVLANGGCAALLSIIYYFQQDMIWLIGFVVCLASSNSDTWASEIGTLSKRKPVYIRTFKPIEKGTSGAISLLGTAAALFGSMLITFAGAWLFHLGLFHFLIIFLFGFLGNVIDTLFGAYYQQVYICTKCGIETEKKVHCKTSAKRIKGYHLVDNDMVNFLSGFIAALLAMIFIYFIT
- a CDS encoding glycosyltransferase family 4 protein, coding for MDDYLNTQMSQKHSYNWQLKILILTWEYPPNVVGGLSRHVSGLAVQLAQLGHEVHVITAGNGGLTAYEVVNGVHVHRVIPLNNQDNDFLSWIAGLNLTMSFKGVKIAEDIKFDIVHAHDWLVGTSAVTLKEELSIPLLTTIHATEHSRNNGIHTDMQQFIHNKEKKLIMESDQIIVCSTYMREELLTNFQLSEKKLEIVPNGIEPSTGEVNSNEIYPFIKRRKYVFSVGRMVKEKGFETIIEAAQLARENRRDIYFVIAGKGPMLERYRKMVTERQLDYFIVFIGYVSDEQRDALLVNCEIAVFPSLYEPFGIVALEAMILGIPTIVSDTGGLKGIIMDKQTGLLMNPGDAKSLLSNIDFLSQNSDKAKEIGEKGRQIVKSLYGWKRVASQTVKIMEETLLNKRVNLNENAR
- the rpmG gene encoding 50S ribosomal protein L33 — translated: MRVNITLACTECGDRNYISTKNKRNNPDRLELKKYCPREKRTTAHRETK
- a CDS encoding L-lactate dehydrogenase, whose product is MMVKVNRVVLVGTGFVGSSYAFALLNQGITEELVLVDLNEAKAEGDAMDLNHGLPFAPSRTKIWYGTYADCDQADLVVITAGANQKPGETRLDLVEKNTNIFKGIVEQIMASGFDGIFLVATNPVDILTYAVWKFSGLPKERVIGSGTILDTARFRFLLGQYYDVDTRNVHAYIIGEHGDTELPVWSHADIAGMKISEWTSKHETNQEDLDNIFINVRDAAYHIIERKGATYYGIAMGLVRLTKAILRDENSVLTVSAYLDGDYGHKDVYIGVPAVVNRSGIREVVELDLNKKEKEKFTNSVNVLKQTMDPVLSKF